A window from Culex pipiens pallens isolate TS chromosome 3, TS_CPP_V2, whole genome shotgun sequence encodes these proteins:
- the LOC120413439 gene encoding large proline-rich protein BAG6 isoform X1 — MINLKVKTLDSQNHDFSVEDDITVRQFKEHIAEKINVAVDMQRLIYCGRVLSDDKALKEYDVNGKVVHLVQRAPPSARGSSSSTSGGVGSSSLSDEGARASARRSRSSDNGASRGQIFRGLDDFNTMYFGSMTSIPLNVNATQTPPQIPTVSPSSTLCMNRITVARHMLQCVDNIISYLETPERGLNNTAMDILSQQTMESTVFEVGISAVGDVDIPPNQMQNFVQAFQGAVSAAFRQNGISNVTVQQQQDTLNPSVQVFGTIPDSAIVTPPNTSATATPAQESSGASSGSSSTSSSTSESSADSRRQARPGAGGASGGGSGSGSSRNQTTSTQTLAEVVQQMRVVQRRMEPFLQQYYDILQNDPTYEERDAAIRENAQRVFDRISEALHYMSHAQHAISDLMLDLQTAAPRHLCCRPILVEQSAFVSSGIAAVPNNINLANLLRATHNNNNPEVGNNNINAQIINLSIPGMPGSAPGGPLTMPPLIPVNTQNRPTTGSAAAAGPATGTANTGANAPTTATAQPQGQSARRVIPLSELPDDVVTRVYIPLYDPQTVRRVQSLVQTMGAPDGSRAPPGRSSSASRSSSATASTATTTPPTTNNDDQRPTPASSSSPSSTNTSRTTSESDSVSSGSSPERRSSAPNSTNASATNASNNNNAQMQMARLIQAVVNAAPIHADIHVQINAGGNPPASGAAAAAAASSGSGTAAAATTTASTGASGGAGGPQPNPTMTNNTSTNTNSGGNDGTQSRFATVTLPTTSTQTRSTARPHVHSIPPAHIRQVRPIPANMLSSFDRFDRFLPCNSHHIRENGDRGPETITVRTANNSNSSSSGTTPASGGQPSAPPSESLASLPFNLFGSQFTLADFEQIVPNPNTLNRIRDSLQTYVVQTLFNGEPISEGTMPNAMNALIQQLEPILALVSRYDLPDYDTRASFENLIRRSVPFCMNLIREDSSQQFGVRLLRFLITFVRRFFMILVVGVGAVNAESFSRELFNIAVFGTPDTSSVAPELLRLFLPAIHRQLDRSGHHDQQEIQEFLVIRSRPPGEQSSGANRGPSPMEVDDTESSTTPELVSDIAEISISIEPPNIVNLDQCAAIVISAGPVTSGSTPSTVRVVAAAPSAAPTTAPPGSAPPASRTTTNSDDVTMTVPLAVVDPQVPPPLADEEDLPSVAVGSEQWHAHLPQNWLPVITRDIARQRRQNPQGPFTDAYISGMSSKRRKLIAETKPPSDVPSLIADNVREAFHGAGINPASVVPASAVAAAAGGSGVAGGFPSSLSEFSSTIADDAALHSSYCEAMRASVRERLAKDPNYDAKRFPNCSKYFEK, encoded by the exons ATTACGGTGCGCCAGTTCAAGGAGCACATCGCCGAAAAGATCAACGTGGCGGTGGACATGCAGCGGCTCATCTACTGTGGCCGCGTGCTGAGCGACGACAAGGCCCTGAAGGAGTACGACGTGAACGGGAAGGTGGTCCACCTGGTTCAGCGCGCCCCACCGTCGGCCCGTGGCtcgagcagcagcaccagcggcGGCGTCGGTTCCAGCAGCCTGTCCGACGAGGGGGCACGAGCTTCGGCGAGGCGCTCCCGCAGCAGCGACAATGGCGCCTCCCGGGGCCAGATCTTCCGCGGGTTGGACGATTTCAACACGATGTACTTTGGCTCGATGACGTCGATTCCGCTGAACGTGAATGCCACG caAACTCCTCCGCAAATTCCGACCGTGAGTCCGTCGTCGACGCTCTGCATGAACCGGATTACCGTGGCCCGTCACATGCTGCAGTGTGTGGACAACATAATCAGCTATTTGGAGACGCCGGAACGCGGTTTGAACAACACGGCGATGGACATTCTGTCCCAGCAGACGATGGAATCGACGGTGTTTGAGGTGGGCATTAGCGCGGTTGGAGACGTGGACATCCCGCCGAACCAGATGCAGAACTTTGTGCAGGCCTTCCAGGGTGCAGTTTCGGCAGCGTTCCGTCAGAATGGCATCTCGAACGTGACggttcagcagcagcaggacaCGCTCAACCCGTCGGTGCAGGTTTTCGGTACGATTCCCGACTCGGCCATCGTAACGCCACCGAACACGAGCGCAACGGCCACGCCGGCCCAGGAAAGTTCGGGCGCTTCTTCGGGCAGCTCGTCGACGTCTTCCAGCACGTCGGAGTCGAGTGCCGATTCGAGACGGCAGGCACGACCCGGTGCCGGTGGAGCAAGTGGTGGAGGCAGCGGCAGCGGATCTTCGCGGAACCAAACCACAAGCACGCAAACGTTGGCCGAAGTGGTCCAACAGATGCGGGTCGTCCAGCGACGCATGGAACCGTTCCTGCAGCAGTACTACGATATACTGCAAAATGATCCGACGTACGAGGAGAGGGATGCCGCTATCCGTGAGAATGCCCAACGCGTGTTTGACCGCATTTCGGAAGCCCTGCACTACATGTCCCATGCCCAGCACGCCATCAGTGACCTGATGTTGGACCTGCAGACCGCAGCGCCGCGTCATCTGTGCTGCCGGCCGATTCTGGTCGAGCAGTCGGCGTTTGTTAGCTCCGGAATTGCAGCCGTTCCG AACAACATCAACTTGGCGAACCTGCTGCGAGCcacccacaacaacaacaacccggAGGTcggcaacaacaacatcaacgcACAGATCATCAACCTTTCGATTCCCGGAATGCCCGGTTCGGCCCCCGGTGGACCACTTACGATGCCACCGTTGATTCCGGTCAACACTCAGAACCGCCCCACCACGGGATCAGCGGCTGCTGCAGGTCCAGCAACGGGCACCGCAAACACGGGAGCAAACGCACCCACCACCGCCACAGCGCAACCGCAAGGTCAGTCCGCACGCCGCGTCATTCCACTGTCGGAACTTCCGGACGACGTGGTGACCCGCGTCTATATTCCCCTGTACGACCCCCAGACCGTTAGACGTGTGCAGAGCCTGGTCCAGACGATGGGAGCGCCAG ACGGTTCGAGGGCGCCGCCGGGCCGGAGCAGCAGCGCAAGCCGCTCTTCCTCCGCGACGGCCTCGACCGCGACGACGACACCACCAACCACCAACAACGACGACCAGCGGCCAACGCCAgcgtcctcctcctccccgTCTTCCACCAACACTTCGCGGACGACCAGTGAGTCAGACTCGGTCAGCTCGGGGAGCTCCCCCGAACGACGGTCATCCGCCCCTAACT CTACCAACGCGTCTGCCACCAAtgccagcaacaacaacaacgcccAAATGCAAATGGCTCGCCTAATCCAGGCCGTTGTGAACGCCGCCCCAATCCACGCCGACATCCACGTCCAGATCAACGCAGGTGGAAATCCTCCAGCCAGtggtgccgccgccgccgccgcagcaTCTTCGGGAAGTGgcactgcagcagcagcaacgacAACGGCATCAACGGGTGCGAGCGGAGGCGCTGGTGGACCCCAGCCGAACCCCACGATGACCAACAACACTTCGACCAACACCAACAGCGGTGGCAACGACGGCACGCAGTCCCGATTCGCGACGGTCACGCTGCCGACGACGTCCACCCAGACGCGATCAACGGCGCGGCCCCACGTGCACAGCATTCCGCCGGCGCACATCCGCCAGGTGCGCCCCATTCCGGCCAACATGCTGTCCTCGTTCGACAGGTTTGACAG GTTCCTCCCGTGCAACAGTCATCACATTCGCGAGAATGGTGACCGCGGTCCGGAAACGATCACGGTGCGCACCGCGAACaatagcaacagcagcagcagtggaaCGACTCCGGCTTCCGGCGGTCAACCGAGTGCGC CACCCTCGGAATCGCTGGCATCGCTACCGTTCAACCTGTTTGGCAGTCAGTTCACGCTGGCCGATTTTGAGCAGATCGTGCCCAACCCGAACACGCTGAACCGGATACGTGACTCGCTGCAGACGTACGTCGTCCAGACGCTGTTCAACGGCGAACCCATCAGCGAGGGCACCATGCCGAAC GCCATGAACGCGCTGATCCAGCAGCTGGAGCCGATCCTCGCGCTCGTGTCCCGGTACGACCTACCGGACTACGACACGCGGGCCTCCTTCGAGAACCTGATCCGCCGTTCGGTCCCGTTCTGTATGAACCTGATCCGCGAGGACAGTTCGCAGCAGTTTGGGGTGCGTTTGCTGCGCTTCCTCATCACGTTCGTGCGGCGCTTCTTCATGATCCTGGTGGTGGGCGTTGGCGCCGTGAACGCCGAGTCTTTCTCGCGGGAGCTGTTCAACATTGCCGTGTTTGGCACGCCGGACACGAGCAGCGTTGCGCCGGAGCTGCTGCGACTGTTTCTGCCGGCGATCCACCGACAGCTGGACCGCTCCGGTCACCACGACCAGCAGGAGATTCAGGAGTTTTTGGTGATTCGGAGTCGGCCGCCGGGCGAGCAGAGCAGCGGCGCCAATCGGGGACCCAGT CCCATGGAGGTGGACGACACGGAATCCTCGACTACGCCGGAGCTCGTGTCGGACATTGCGGAAATTTCCATCTCCATCGAACCGCCAAACATCGTCAACCTGGACCAGTGCGCCGCGATCGTCATTTCGGCTGGCCCCGTCACGTCCGGATCGACACCCTCGACGGTGCGGGTAGTGGCGGCCGCTCCATCCGCTGCTCCGACGACCGCTCCACCTGGTTCCGCTCCTCCGGCATCACGCACCACCACCAACAGTGACGACGTAACGATGACCGTTCCGTTGGCGGTTGTTGACCCCCAGGTTCCACCGCCACTGGCCGACGAAGAGGACCTGCCCTCGGTGGCGGTCGGTTCCGAACAGTGGCACGCCCATTTGCCGCAGAACTGGCTTCCGGTCATCACCCGGGACATTGCCCGCCAAAGACGACAG AACCCCCAGGGACCCTTCACGGACGCGTACATCTCCGGGATGTCGTCCAAGCGCCGCAAGCTGATAGCCGAAACGAAACCCCCGTCGGACGTTCCCTCGCTGATTGCGGACAACGTTCGGGAAGCGTTTCACGGCGCCGGCATCAATCCGGCCTCGGTGGTACCGGCATCTGCTgtggccgccgccgccggtgGAAGCGGAGTCGCCGGAGGTTTCCCAAGTAGCCTCAGTGAGTTTTCCAGCACGATAGCGGACGACGCGGCCCTTCACAGCTCGTACTGCGAGGCGATGCGGGCCAGCGTGCGCGAACGGTTA
- the LOC120413439 gene encoding large proline-rich protein BAG6 isoform X3 has product MINLKVKTLDSQNHDFSVEDDITVRQFKEHIAEKINVAVDMQRLIYCGRVLSDDKALKEYDVNGKVVHLVQRAPPSARGSSSSTSGGVGSSSLSDEGARASARRSRSSDNGASRGQIFRGLDDFNTMYFGSMTSIPLNVNATQTPPQIPTVSPSSTLCMNRITVARHMLQCVDNIISYLETPERGLNNTAMDILSQQTMESTVFEVGISAVGDVDIPPNQMQNFVQAFQGAVSAAFRQNGISNVTVQQQQDTLNPSVQVFGTIPDSAIVTPPNTSATATPAQESSGASSGSSSTSSSTSESSADSRRQARPGAGGASGGGSGSGSSRNQTTSTQTLAEVVQQMRVVQRRMEPFLQQYYDILQNDPTYEERDAAIRENAQRVFDRISEALHYMSHAQHAISDLMLDLQTAAPRHLCCRPILVEQSAFVSSGIAAVPNNINLANLLRATHNNNNPEVGNNNINAQIINLSIPGMPGSAPGGPLTMPPLIPVNTQNRPTTGSAAAAGPATGTANTGANAPTTATAQPQGQSARRVIPLSELPDDVVTRVYIPLYDPQTVRRVQSLVQTMGAPDGSRAPPGRSSSASRSSSATASTATTTPPTTNNDDQRPTPASSSSPSSTNTSRTTTTNASATNASNNNNAQMQMARLIQAVVNAAPIHADIHVQINAGGNPPASGAAAAAAASSGSGTAAAATTTASTGASGGAGGPQPNPTMTNNTSTNTNSGGNDGTQSRFATVTLPTTSTQTRSTARPHVHSIPPAHIRQVRPIPANMLSSFDRFDRFLPCNSHHIRENGDRGPETITVRTANNSNSSSSGTTPASGGQPSAPPSESLASLPFNLFGSQFTLADFEQIVPNPNTLNRIRDSLQTYVVQTLFNGEPISEGTMPNAMNALIQQLEPILALVSRYDLPDYDTRASFENLIRRSVPFCMNLIREDSSQQFGVRLLRFLITFVRRFFMILVVGVGAVNAESFSRELFNIAVFGTPDTSSVAPELLRLFLPAIHRQLDRSGHHDQQEIQEFLVIRSRPPGEQSSGANRGPSPMEVDDTESSTTPELVSDIAEISISIEPPNIVNLDQCAAIVISAGPVTSGSTPSTVRVVAAAPSAAPTTAPPGSAPPASRTTTNSDDVTMTVPLAVVDPQVPPPLADEEDLPSVAVGSEQWHAHLPQNWLPVITRDIARQRRQNPQGPFTDAYISGMSSKRRKLIAETKPPSDVPSLIADNVREAFHGAGINPASVVPASAVAAAAGGSGVAGGFPSSLSEFSSTIADDAALHSSYCEAMRASVRERLAKDPNYDAKRFPNCSKYFEK; this is encoded by the exons ATTACGGTGCGCCAGTTCAAGGAGCACATCGCCGAAAAGATCAACGTGGCGGTGGACATGCAGCGGCTCATCTACTGTGGCCGCGTGCTGAGCGACGACAAGGCCCTGAAGGAGTACGACGTGAACGGGAAGGTGGTCCACCTGGTTCAGCGCGCCCCACCGTCGGCCCGTGGCtcgagcagcagcaccagcggcGGCGTCGGTTCCAGCAGCCTGTCCGACGAGGGGGCACGAGCTTCGGCGAGGCGCTCCCGCAGCAGCGACAATGGCGCCTCCCGGGGCCAGATCTTCCGCGGGTTGGACGATTTCAACACGATGTACTTTGGCTCGATGACGTCGATTCCGCTGAACGTGAATGCCACG caAACTCCTCCGCAAATTCCGACCGTGAGTCCGTCGTCGACGCTCTGCATGAACCGGATTACCGTGGCCCGTCACATGCTGCAGTGTGTGGACAACATAATCAGCTATTTGGAGACGCCGGAACGCGGTTTGAACAACACGGCGATGGACATTCTGTCCCAGCAGACGATGGAATCGACGGTGTTTGAGGTGGGCATTAGCGCGGTTGGAGACGTGGACATCCCGCCGAACCAGATGCAGAACTTTGTGCAGGCCTTCCAGGGTGCAGTTTCGGCAGCGTTCCGTCAGAATGGCATCTCGAACGTGACggttcagcagcagcaggacaCGCTCAACCCGTCGGTGCAGGTTTTCGGTACGATTCCCGACTCGGCCATCGTAACGCCACCGAACACGAGCGCAACGGCCACGCCGGCCCAGGAAAGTTCGGGCGCTTCTTCGGGCAGCTCGTCGACGTCTTCCAGCACGTCGGAGTCGAGTGCCGATTCGAGACGGCAGGCACGACCCGGTGCCGGTGGAGCAAGTGGTGGAGGCAGCGGCAGCGGATCTTCGCGGAACCAAACCACAAGCACGCAAACGTTGGCCGAAGTGGTCCAACAGATGCGGGTCGTCCAGCGACGCATGGAACCGTTCCTGCAGCAGTACTACGATATACTGCAAAATGATCCGACGTACGAGGAGAGGGATGCCGCTATCCGTGAGAATGCCCAACGCGTGTTTGACCGCATTTCGGAAGCCCTGCACTACATGTCCCATGCCCAGCACGCCATCAGTGACCTGATGTTGGACCTGCAGACCGCAGCGCCGCGTCATCTGTGCTGCCGGCCGATTCTGGTCGAGCAGTCGGCGTTTGTTAGCTCCGGAATTGCAGCCGTTCCG AACAACATCAACTTGGCGAACCTGCTGCGAGCcacccacaacaacaacaacccggAGGTcggcaacaacaacatcaacgcACAGATCATCAACCTTTCGATTCCCGGAATGCCCGGTTCGGCCCCCGGTGGACCACTTACGATGCCACCGTTGATTCCGGTCAACACTCAGAACCGCCCCACCACGGGATCAGCGGCTGCTGCAGGTCCAGCAACGGGCACCGCAAACACGGGAGCAAACGCACCCACCACCGCCACAGCGCAACCGCAAGGTCAGTCCGCACGCCGCGTCATTCCACTGTCGGAACTTCCGGACGACGTGGTGACCCGCGTCTATATTCCCCTGTACGACCCCCAGACCGTTAGACGTGTGCAGAGCCTGGTCCAGACGATGGGAGCGCCAG ACGGTTCGAGGGCGCCGCCGGGCCGGAGCAGCAGCGCAAGCCGCTCTTCCTCCGCGACGGCCTCGACCGCGACGACGACACCACCAACCACCAACAACGACGACCAGCGGCCAACGCCAgcgtcctcctcctccccgTCTTCCACCAACACTTCGCGGACGACCA CTACCAACGCGTCTGCCACCAAtgccagcaacaacaacaacgcccAAATGCAAATGGCTCGCCTAATCCAGGCCGTTGTGAACGCCGCCCCAATCCACGCCGACATCCACGTCCAGATCAACGCAGGTGGAAATCCTCCAGCCAGtggtgccgccgccgccgccgcagcaTCTTCGGGAAGTGgcactgcagcagcagcaacgacAACGGCATCAACGGGTGCGAGCGGAGGCGCTGGTGGACCCCAGCCGAACCCCACGATGACCAACAACACTTCGACCAACACCAACAGCGGTGGCAACGACGGCACGCAGTCCCGATTCGCGACGGTCACGCTGCCGACGACGTCCACCCAGACGCGATCAACGGCGCGGCCCCACGTGCACAGCATTCCGCCGGCGCACATCCGCCAGGTGCGCCCCATTCCGGCCAACATGCTGTCCTCGTTCGACAGGTTTGACAG GTTCCTCCCGTGCAACAGTCATCACATTCGCGAGAATGGTGACCGCGGTCCGGAAACGATCACGGTGCGCACCGCGAACaatagcaacagcagcagcagtggaaCGACTCCGGCTTCCGGCGGTCAACCGAGTGCGC CACCCTCGGAATCGCTGGCATCGCTACCGTTCAACCTGTTTGGCAGTCAGTTCACGCTGGCCGATTTTGAGCAGATCGTGCCCAACCCGAACACGCTGAACCGGATACGTGACTCGCTGCAGACGTACGTCGTCCAGACGCTGTTCAACGGCGAACCCATCAGCGAGGGCACCATGCCGAAC GCCATGAACGCGCTGATCCAGCAGCTGGAGCCGATCCTCGCGCTCGTGTCCCGGTACGACCTACCGGACTACGACACGCGGGCCTCCTTCGAGAACCTGATCCGCCGTTCGGTCCCGTTCTGTATGAACCTGATCCGCGAGGACAGTTCGCAGCAGTTTGGGGTGCGTTTGCTGCGCTTCCTCATCACGTTCGTGCGGCGCTTCTTCATGATCCTGGTGGTGGGCGTTGGCGCCGTGAACGCCGAGTCTTTCTCGCGGGAGCTGTTCAACATTGCCGTGTTTGGCACGCCGGACACGAGCAGCGTTGCGCCGGAGCTGCTGCGACTGTTTCTGCCGGCGATCCACCGACAGCTGGACCGCTCCGGTCACCACGACCAGCAGGAGATTCAGGAGTTTTTGGTGATTCGGAGTCGGCCGCCGGGCGAGCAGAGCAGCGGCGCCAATCGGGGACCCAGT CCCATGGAGGTGGACGACACGGAATCCTCGACTACGCCGGAGCTCGTGTCGGACATTGCGGAAATTTCCATCTCCATCGAACCGCCAAACATCGTCAACCTGGACCAGTGCGCCGCGATCGTCATTTCGGCTGGCCCCGTCACGTCCGGATCGACACCCTCGACGGTGCGGGTAGTGGCGGCCGCTCCATCCGCTGCTCCGACGACCGCTCCACCTGGTTCCGCTCCTCCGGCATCACGCACCACCACCAACAGTGACGACGTAACGATGACCGTTCCGTTGGCGGTTGTTGACCCCCAGGTTCCACCGCCACTGGCCGACGAAGAGGACCTGCCCTCGGTGGCGGTCGGTTCCGAACAGTGGCACGCCCATTTGCCGCAGAACTGGCTTCCGGTCATCACCCGGGACATTGCCCGCCAAAGACGACAG AACCCCCAGGGACCCTTCACGGACGCGTACATCTCCGGGATGTCGTCCAAGCGCCGCAAGCTGATAGCCGAAACGAAACCCCCGTCGGACGTTCCCTCGCTGATTGCGGACAACGTTCGGGAAGCGTTTCACGGCGCCGGCATCAATCCGGCCTCGGTGGTACCGGCATCTGCTgtggccgccgccgccggtgGAAGCGGAGTCGCCGGAGGTTTCCCAAGTAGCCTCAGTGAGTTTTCCAGCACGATAGCGGACGACGCGGCCCTTCACAGCTCGTACTGCGAGGCGATGCGGGCCAGCGTGCGCGAACGGTTA